In Amaranthus tricolor cultivar Red isolate AtriRed21 chromosome 3, ASM2621246v1, whole genome shotgun sequence, a single window of DNA contains:
- the LOC130807463 gene encoding transcription factor TGA2-like, whose protein sequence is MQGFRDLYYHPTFIYRGDEGNTRNIQELDPPVVFNQQDVVDLSPSGFCGLRSSNNVIFSSSLPLGASNSNNYGGASERRVVERGEVIGEKKGQLEYWGESGATAMADTSQQTDTSTDVDTDDKTLYGIVQNGAVMDSTDQSKGKIEDQKTLRRLAQNREAARKSRLRKKAYVQQLENSRFKLSQLEQELERARQQGFIVSGVGTEPGHSLGTNGVVAFDVHYGVWLDKHQKLINDTRSALNSHHSDDELQVLVESLMSHYDELFRIKGNAAKSDIFHLLSGMWKTPAERCFMWLGGFRSSEYLKILVNHLEPLTEQQLMGLCNLQQSAQQAEDALSQGMEALQQSLVDTLSANCLGPCSSGVVADYMGQMAMAMGKLATLENFVHQAELLRQQTLQQMHRILTTRQAARALLVIHDYSTRLRALSSLWLARPKSCNT, encoded by the exons ATGCAAGGTTTTAGAGACTTATATTACCACCCAACTTTCATCTACAG GGGAGATGAAGGTAATACGCGTAACATACAAGAGCTTGATCCTCCTGTTGTTTTCAACCAACAAGATGTGGTTGATTTAAGCCCAA GTGGTTTTTGTGGTCTAAGATCAAGCAATAACGTGATCTTTTCTTCAAGTTTACCCTTAGGAGCATCAAATTCt AATAATTATGGGGGTGCATCAGAAAGAAGGGTGGTGGAAAGAGGGGAAGTGATTGGAGAGAAAAAAGGGCAATTAGAGTATTGGGGTGAGAGTGGTGCAACTGCAATGGCTGATACAAGTCAACAGACTGATACTTCTACAGATGTTGATACTGATGACAAAACTCTg TATGGCATAGTTCAAAATGGAGCAGTAATGGACTCAACAGATCAATCCAAAGGAAAGATAGAAGACCAAAAG ACTCTTAGGAGACTTGCTCAAAATCGAGAAGCTGCAAGAAAGAGTCGTTTGAGAAAGAAG GCATATGTACAGCAACTAGAGAACAGTAGATTCAAGCTTTCACAATTAGAACAAGAGCTTGAAAGAGCTCGTCAGCAG GGTTTTATTGTCTCGGGTGTTGGAACTGAGCCTGGCCATTCCTTGGGAACTAATG gagttGTGGCATTTGATGTACATTATGGAGTATGGCTTGATAAGCATCAAAAGTTGATCAATGACACAAGATCAGCGCTAAACTCGCACCATTCCGATGATGAACTTCAAGTTCTTGTTGAGAGTTTAATGTCACATTACGATGAATTATTCCGAATCAAAGGCAACGCAGCAAAGTCGGATATATTCCACTTGCTGTCCGGCATGTGGAAAACACCGGCTGAGAGGTGTTTCATGTGGCTCGGTGGGTTTCGTTCCTCCGAATATCTCAAG ATACTAGTGAACCACCTTGAACCTCTGACTGAGCAGCAATTGATGGGATTATGCAATCTACAGCAATCTGCACAACAAGCTGAGGACGCGTTGTCTCAAGGAATGGAAGCGCTGCAACAGTCTCTGGTCGATACGCTTTCTGCAAACTGTCTCGGTCCTTGTAGTTCCGGTGTTGTTGCTGATTACATGGGTCAAATGGCGATGGCTATGGGCAAGCTTGCTACACTCGAGAACTTTGTTCACCAG GCCGAACTTTTGAGGCAGCAGACTTTGCAACAAATGCACCGAATTTTGACTACCCGTCAAGCAGCTCGAGCACTCCTAGTTATTCATGATTATAGTACACGTCTAAGGGCACTAAGCTCTCTCTGGCTAGCCCGTCCCAAGAGCTGCAACACTTAA
- the LOC130807462 gene encoding serine/threonine-protein phosphatase 2A 65 kDa regulatory subunit A beta isoform, with protein MSTIDEPLYPIAVLIDELKNDDIQLRLNSIRRLSTIARALGEERTRKELIPFLSENNDDDDEVLLAMAEELGVFIPYVGGVEYAHVLLPPLETLCTVEETCVREKAVESLCRIGSQMRENDLVDYFIPLVKRLAAGEWFTARVSACGLFHIAYPSAPDLLKTELRSIYNQLCQDDMPMVRRSAATNLGKFAATVEATHLKTDVMTMFEDLTQDDQDSVRLLAVESCAALGKLLEPQDCVAHILPVIVNFSQDKSWRVRYMVANQLYELCEAVGPEPTRADLVPAYVRLLRDNEAEVRIAAAGKVTKFCRILSPELAIQHILPCVKDLSLDSSQHVRSALASVIMGMAPVLGKEATIEHLLPIFLSLLKDEFPDVRLNIISKLDQVNQVIGIDLLSQSLLPAIVELAEDRHWRVRLAIIEYIPLLASQLGVGFFDDKLGALCMQWLQDKVYSIRDAAANNVKRLAEEFGPEWAMQHIVPQVLEMMSNPHYLYRMTILHAISLLAPVLGSEITCSKLLPVVVTASKDRVPNIKFNVAKVLQSLVSIVDQSVVETTIRPCLVELNEDPDVDVRFFANQALQSIDNVMMSS; from the exons ATGTCTACCATTGATGAGCCCTTGTATCCAATTGCcgttttgattgatgaattgaaaaaTGATGATATACAGCTACGCTTGAATTCCATTAGGAGGCTGTCTACCATTGCTCGTGCGCTCGGGGAGGAGCGTACTCGAAAGGAGTTGATCCCGTTTCTTAGCGAgaacaatgatgatgatgatgaggttCTTCTTGCAATGGCAGAAGAATTGGGTGTTTTCATACCATATGTTGGTGGCGTGGAATATGCCCATGTTCTGCTTCCACCATTGGAAACACTTTGCACCGTTGAGGAAACTTGTGTAAGGGAAAAAGCTGTGGAGTCATTGTGTCGAATCGGATCCCAGATGAGGGAAAATGATTTGGTTGATTATTTCATTCCTTTGGTCAAG AGATTGGCAGCAGGAGAATGGTTTACAGCTCGAGTATCTGCTTGTGGACTTTTTCACATTGCCTATCCAAGTGCCCCAGACCTTTTGAAGACTGAGCTAAGATCTATATATAATCAGCTGTGTCAAGATGACATGCCAATGGTGAGAAGATCTGCTGCCACGAATTTGGGAAAGTTTGCAGCAACTGTTGAAGCTACTCATCTGAAGACTGACGTTATGACAATGTTTGAGGATCTAACCCAAGATG ATCAGGATTCTGTGCGTTTGTTAGCCGTTGAGAGTTGTGCTGCACTTGGAAAGTTGTTGGAGCCACAAGATTGTGTCGCACATATACTTCCTGTGATTGTTAATTTCTCTCAG GATAAGTCTTGGCGTGTAAGGTACATGGTTGCCAATCAACTGTATGAACTTTGCGAAGCTGTTGGCCCTGAGCCTACAAG GGCGGATCTAGTTCCTGCATATGTGCGACTACTTAGAGACAATGAAGCTGAAGTACGTATTGCTGCTGCTGGTAAAGTAACTAAGTTTTGTCGGATTTTGAGCCCTGAGCTGGCCATCCAACATATTCTGCCATGTGTTAAG GACTTGTCATTAGATTCTTCTCAACATGTTCGCTCTGCTTTGGCTTCTGTTATAATGGGAATGGCTCCTGTTTTGGGAAAG GAAGCTACAATTGAGCACCTTCTTCCCATTTTTCTTTCCCTGTTGAAGGATGAATTTCCAGATGTTCGCCTTAATATAATCAGCAAGCTTGATCAAGTGAATCAG GTTATCGGTATTGATTTATTGTCTCAATCCCTCTTGCCCGCCATTGTCGAGCTTGCTGAAGATAGACATTGGAGAGTTCGACTTGCGATAATTGAGTACATACCTTTACTTGCAAGCCAGCTTGGGGTTGGATTTTTTGATGATAAACTTGGTGCCCTATGCATGCAGTGGTTACAGGATAAG GTGTACTCTATTCGTGATGCTGCTGCTAATAATGTGAAGCGCCTTGCAGAAGAATTTGGTCCTGAGTGGGCCATGCAGCACATTGTTCCACAG GTTTTGGAGATGATGAGTAATCCGCACTATTTGTATAGGATGACAATTTTGCATGCCATTTCTTTACTTGCTCCTGTCTTGGGTTCTGAGATTACGTGCTCTAAACTGTTGCCAGTTGTGGTTACTGCCTCGAAAGACAG GGTTCCGAACATAAAGTTCAATGTGGCAAAGGTGCTGCAATCTCTTGTATCAATAGTTGATCAATCT GTAGTTGAAACAACAATTCGTCCGTGTTTAGTCGAGTTGAATGAGGATCCTGATGTTGATGTTCGTTTCTTCGCAAACCAAGCGCTCCAGTCAATTGATAATGTGATGATGTCTAGTTAA
- the LOC130807465 gene encoding aluminum-activated malate transporter 4, whose translation MAAKFGSLRQSFIERSKERSLSRKGYSGLGYSPSDSDVDPNNTVNCGCFRSICDRAKVGCYRLISDGILGFCNGFKDIGVKLYEMGRSDPQKVFFSAKMGLCLSLVSLLIFLTGSLKDLSQYAIWAILTVVVCFEYSVGASLSKGINRAIGTLSAGGLALGIAELAIHAGEFKEVFIVASLFIGGFSVSYIKLYPKMKPYEYGFRVFLLTYCIVLVTGNKNANFFRTAFFRLLLIGIGATVASIVNICIFPIWAGEDLHKLIVKNFKGVATSVEGCVDGYLQCVAYEKIPSKILTYQAYDDPLYGGYRTALQSTSQEESLLDFATWEPPHGPYRSFSYPWQNYVKVSGALRHCANMVMAMHGCMLSEIQAPAEKRQVFANELRRVGSAGAKVLRDLGNKVEKMEKLSEDDILAEVHTAAEQLQLKIDEKSYLLVNFESWEEGKRPKEFEDPEHVAQMKDCGGSQLVINSLSVLSIDPEGMQSNMQSAMDVTSSRISMMGAGPSMAGMFSTESMAARTQWPSRLSLLPDLTINEKEAQTYESASSLNLATFASLLVEFVARLGNLVDAFEELSEKANFKAPNEVPPENTSPGFWKKLIMCF comes from the exons ATGGCTGCGAAATTCGGTTCGTTGAGACAAAGTTTCATCGAGAGAAGCAAAGAGAGATCTCTTTCTCGAAAAGGGTATTCTGGATTAGGGTATTCTCCTTCTGATAGTGATGTAGACCCTAATAATACGGTTAATTGTGGGTGTTTTCGATCGATTTGTGATCGTGCTAAAGTGGGTTGTTATCGATTGATTTCTGATGGGATTTTGGGATTTTGTAATGGGTTCAAAGATATTGGTGTTAAGTTATATGAAATGGGGAGATCAGACCCTCAAAAGGTGTTTTTTTCAGCTAAGATGGGTTTGTGTTTATCTCTGGTTTCTTTGCTTATCTTTTTAACTGGGTCTCTTAAGGATCTCAGCCAGTATGCTATTTGGGCAATTTTGACTGtggttgtttgttttgaatATAGTGTTG GAGCATCACTCAGTAAGGGCATTAACCGTGCTATTGGAACTCTATCAGCTGGAGGATTAGCTTTAGGGATAGCAGAATTAGCCATTCATGCTGGAGAGTTCAAAGAAGTGTTCATTGTAGCTAGTCTTTTCATAGGAG GTTTTTCTGTGTCTTACATCAAATTATACCCGAAGATGAAACCTTATGAGTATGGGTTCCGGGTATTCCTATTGACTTATTGCATAGTATTAGTAACTGGAAATAAAAATGCAAACTTTTTCCGGACAGCATTTTTTCGGTTATTGCTTATTGGAATTGGAGCTACCGTTGCTTCAATAGTCAACATTTGTATTTTTCCTATTTGGGCTGGTGAGGATCTACATAAGTTGATTGTGAAAAATTTCAAAGGAGTTGCTACATCCGTGGAAG GCTGCGTTGATGGGTACTTGCAGTGTGTAGCATATGAAAAAATCCCTTCAAAAATTCTTACATACCAAGCTTATGATGATCCTCTATATGGTGGCTATAGAACAGCTCTCCAGTCTACAAGCCAAGAGGAATCTTTG ttGGACTTTGCAACGTGGGAGCCTCCACATGGCCCTTATCGATCATTTAGTTACCCTTGGCAAAACTATGTTAAAGTTAGTGGTGCTCTGAGGCATTGTGCTAACATGGTCATGGCAATGCATGGATGTATGCTTTCAGAAATACAG GCACCCGCAGAGAAGAGGCAGGTTTTTGCTAATGAACTTCGCAGGGTCGGTTCTGCTGGGGCTAAAGTATTACGAGACCTGGGAAACAAAGTTGAGAAAATGGAGAAACTAAGTGAAGACGATATTTTAGCAGAAGTACATACAGCAGCTGAGCAGCTACAATTGAAGATCGATGAAAAATCTTATCTCTTGGTTAACTTCGAGAGTTGGGAAGAAGGAAAACGCCCCAAGGAATTCGAGGATCCAGAGCACGTTGCCCAAATGAAGGATTGTGGAGGAAGTCAACTTGTGATAAACTCTTTGAGTGTTCTTAGCATTGATCCTGAGGGAATGCAATCAAATATGCAGTCAGCCATGGACGTAACCAGTTCAAGGATTTCTATGATGGGTGCGGGCCCTTCAATGGCAGGGATGTTTTCTACCGAAAGCATGGCTGCTAGGACTCAATGGCCATCCCGTCTTTCGCTACTCCCTGACTTGACCATCAATGAAAAGGAAGCTCAGACATACGAAAGTGCGAGTTCCTTAAATTTAGCAACTTTTGCTTCGCTTCTCGTTGAGTTTGTAGCGAGGCTTGGAAATTTAGTTGATGCATTTGAAGAGCTTAGTGAGAAAGCCAATTTCAAGGCACCGAACGAAGTTCCCCCCGAAAATACTAGCCCTGGTTTCTGGAAGAAGTTAATTATGTGCTTTTAG